Proteins encoded by one window of Pseudochaenichthys georgianus chromosome 9, fPseGeo1.2, whole genome shotgun sequence:
- the LOC117453126 gene encoding fructose-1,6-bisphosphatase 1-like, with product MTDQGAFDTNVVTMTRFVMEEGRKAKGTGELTTLLNSLCTAVKAISSAVRKAGIAHLYGIAGCTNVTGDQVKKLDILSNDLVINMITSSFTSCVLVSEENEKAIIIEPETRGKYVVCFDPLDGSSNIDCLVSIGTIFAIYKKATDDEPCENDALRPGRTLVAAGYALYGSATMMVISTGQGVNCFMLDPAIGEFILVDRDVKIKERGKIYSLNEGYAKYFDPAVTEYLQKKKFPEDGSEPYAARYIGSMVADVHRTLMYGGIFLYPGNVKSPKGKLRLLYEGNPMAFIIEQAGGLASTGLEPLLDIQPESIHQRAPVALGSKEDVLEYISICQKHAQKK from the exons ATGACCGACCAAGGAGCCTTCGACACCAACGTAGTGACCATGACCCGGTTCGTTATGGAGGAGGGCAGGAAGGCTAAAGGCACCGGGGAGCTGACAACGCTGCTCAACTCGCTGTGCACCGCGGTGAAGGCCATCTCCAGCGCCGTGCGTAAAGCTGGGATCGCACACCT TTATGGTATTGCTGGCTGCACCAATGTGACTGGTGACCAGGTGAAGAAGCTGGACATTCTTTCCAATGATCTGGTCATCAACATGATCACGTCTTCCTTCACCTCCTGTGTGCTGGTGTCTGAGGAGAATGAGAAGGCCATTATTATAGAGCCAGAAACCAGG GGCAAATACGTTGTTTGCTTTGATCCTTTGGATGGCTCTTCCAACATCGACTGTCTCGTCTCCATTGGGACCATCTTTGCCATCTACAAAAAG GCCACAGATGATGAGCCTTGTGAGAACGACGCCCTGCGGCCGGGCCGGACCCTGGTTGCCGCGGGCTACGCCCTCTACGGCAGCGCCACCATGATGGTGATCTCCACCGGACAGGGAGTCAACTGCTTCATGCTCGACCCG GCAATTGGCGAATTCATCCTGGTTGATCGGGATGTGAAGATCAAGGAGCGAGGCAAGATTTACAGCTTGAATGAAGGTTACGCAAAGTACTTTGACCCCGCTGTCACAGAGTACCTGCAGAAGAAGAAGTTCCCTGAG GATGGCAGTGAGCCCTACGCAGCCCGTTACATCGGCTCCATGGTGGCAGACGTGCACCGAACGCTGATGTATGGAGGCATCTTTTTATATCCAGGAAACGTGAAGAGCCCCAAAGGAAAG CTGCGGCTGCTCTATGAAGGCAACCCCATGGCCTTCATCATAGAGCAGGCGGGGGGCTTGGCCTCCACCGGCCTCGAGCCCCTTCTGGACATCCAGCCCGAGAGCATCCACCAGAGGGCTCCAGTGGCCCTGGGCTCCAAAGAGGACGTCCTGGAATACATCTCAATCTGCCAGAAACATGCAC